From the genome of Sinanaerobacter sp. ZZT-01:
TTACATGACTGTTCTTTTTGACTCAACAAGAATTTATTATTTCAATGTATGATTGCTATGCTAAACGAACGTTTACGGCTCTAATTTTACTGCTATCTCTAGAATCAGTTTCGGTATCGAAAGTAACCTTTTGACCTTCAGTGAGCGTTTTAAAACCATCAGCTACGATAGCGGAGAAATGTACGAATACATCATCACTACCGTCATCATTTGAAATGAATCCAAATCCTTTTTCTGCGTTAAACCATTTTACTGTACCATTATGCATATGAGTACCTCCTAAAATTATTGCAACCAAACATTTAAAAAGTTCACATATCTTTGTAAACCATAAAACGAGCAAATGACTTACAAAAACATGTGAACTCAATCGAACATTTAGTATACATCTTGAATTATACATTTAACAACTATATTTGTCAAGAACTAAAGATTAATTCTGTAAAATGCATACAAAAGATCCTTGTCCTCAAGTAAAAGCTTTCTTCATATTCTAAGAAAAAGCATGATTCATTTATTGTTGTATCCTACATGCTGGTTCGATTTTTTATGCTTAAGAAATCCCATCATCCTAAATTTATAGGAAAGTTTTTGATAA
Proteins encoded in this window:
- a CDS encoding cold-shock protein, whose product is MHNGTVKWFNAEKGFGFISNDDGSDDVFVHFSAIVADGFKTLTEGQKVTFDTETDSRDSSKIRAVNVRLA